Proteins from a single region of Theobroma cacao cultivar B97-61/B2 chromosome 10, Criollo_cocoa_genome_V2, whole genome shotgun sequence:
- the LOC18586023 gene encoding CASP-like protein 5B2 isoform X2, with amino-acid sequence MFCKVAVYVFHTHCFCYLIASMGLQVLWSFGLACLDLHALRSKRNLQNPILVSLFVVGDWVTAILSLAAACSSAGVTVLYSRDLGYCRSPHIPCSRFQASIFLAFISWFLLAISSHVTFWLLAAV; translated from the exons ATGTTTTGTAAAGTTGCCGTTTATGTCTTTCATACTCACTGTTTCTG CTATTTGATAGCATCAATGGGGCTTCAAGTTCTATGGAGTTTTGGACTAGCATGCCTTGATCTGCATGCTCTAAGGTCAAAGAGAAACCTCCAGAATCCTATCTTAGTGAGCCTGTTTGTTGTTGGTGATTGG GTGACTGCTATATTATCTCTTGCAGCTGCTTGCTCATCTGCTGGAGTGACAGTTCTGTATTCAAGAGACTTGGGTTACTGCAGGTCACCTCATATTCCATGCAGCCGGTTCCAAGCATCCATATTTTTGGCCTTTATCTCATGGTTCCTCCTTGCCATATCATCTCATGTGACATTTTGGCTTTTGGCTGCAGTTTAA
- the LOC18586022 gene encoding uncharacterized protein LOC18586022, which translates to MAMANKAINLASVGSVFPSSVDNLKKSSSSTSVHKKLRVSRFPSVKAVQSPVESGTGRWARQRRPQNVDGDFFVDHTCIDCDTCRWMAPQVFKRVDGMSAVFKQPTCKEDRLNALQALLSCPTSSIRTEVPPSDILEAQKTFPIPIDEKKLPGVYHCGYHSEKSYGAASYLIIHPEGNILIDSPKFTERLAQKIEMLGGVRYMFLTHKDDVADHGKWSKRLSCDRILHSQDVEVCTTDVEIKLEGTGPWSLGEDIMLIHTPGHTEGSVCLLYKSVKVLFTGDHLLMRESGLDIMEIYNKCSVPAQLNSVEKLLELEFNWIIPGHGRRIEFKDVQEKNTILEAFVQEKYTQHSSSMNVIRSLHV; encoded by the exons ATGGCTATGGCAAACAAAGCTATCAATCTTGCAAGTGTTGGCTCAGTTTTTCCTTCTTCTGTTGATAACCTGAAGaagtcatcatcatcaaccaGTGTTCATAAGAAGTTGAGGGTGTCAAGATTCCCATCAGTGAAAGCAGTTCAAAGCCCGGTTGAATCAGGTACTGGAAGATGGGCCAGACAGAGACGACCCCAGAACGTAGATGGAGACTTTTTTGTAG ATCATACATGCATAGATTGTGATACTTGCCGCTGGATGGCTCCG CAAGTCTTCAAACGAGTTGATGGGATGTCTGCAGTTTTTAAACAGCCAACTTGCAAGGAGGACCGATTAAATGCTCTCCAG GCCTTGCTTTCCTGTCCAACAAGCTCAATCCGTACAGAAGTACCTCCTTCTGATATCCTAGAAGCCCAGAAGACATTTCCAATTCCAATAGATGAGAAGAAGCTTCCG GGTGTTTATCACTGTGGGTATCATTCTGAGAAATCATATGGAGCTGCTTCCTACTTGATCATTCATCCTGAAGGAAATATACTTATAGATAG CCCTAAATTCACAGAGAGACTTGCACAGAAGATTGAGATGCTGGGTGGAGTACGCTATATGTTTTTAACCCACAA GGATGACGTTGCAGATCATGGGAAGTGGTCAAAGCGGCTTAGTTGTGATCGGATTCTGCATTCTCAAGAT GTTGAAGTTTGTACCACTGATGTCGAGATTAAGCTAGAGGGCACCGGTCCATGGAGCCTTGGAGAAGACATTATGCTTATACACACTCCAGGCCACACAGAA GGATCAGTCTGCTTGCTTTATAAGTCAGTTAAGGTTCTATTCACTGGTGACCATCTGCTGATGAGAGAATCTGGGTTGGACATAATGGAGATATACAATAAATGTTCAG TTCCTGCACAGCTGAATAGCGTTGAAAAGTTGTTAGAGTTGGAGTTCAATTGGATAATACCAG GTCATGGTAGGAGAATCGAATTCAAAGATGTTCAGGAGAAGAACACCATTCTCGAAGCTTTTGTCCAGGAAAAGTATACTCAGCATTCCTCATCTATGAATGTTATTAGGAGTTTGCATGTATGA
- the LOC18586025 gene encoding mannose-1-phosphate guanylyltransferase 1 produces MKALILVGGFGTRLRPLTLSVPKPLVEFANKPMILHQIEALKAVGVIEVVLAINYQPEVMLNFLKEFEAKVGIKISCSQETEPLGTAGPLALARDKLIDGSGKPFFVLNSDVISEYPFKEMIEFHKAHGGEASIMVTKVDEPSKYGVVVMEESTGQVDKFVEKPKLFVGNKINAGIYLLNPSVLDRIELRPTSIEKEVFPKIAAEKKLYAMVLPGFWMDIGQPRDYITGLRLYLDSLRKKASTKLATGPHIVGNVLVHESAKIGEGCLIGPDVAIGPGCVVESGVRLSRCTVMRGVRVKKHACISSSIIGWHSTIGQWARVENMTILGEDVHVCDEIYSNGGVVLPHKEIKSSILKPEIVM; encoded by the exons ATGAAGGCACTTATTCTTGTTGGAGGATTTGGAACACGATTGAGGCCATTGACCCTTAGTGTTCCTAAGCCGCTTGTTGAATTTGCTAACAAACCCATGATCCTGCATCAG ATTGAGGCTCTCAAGGCTGTTGGTGTAATTGAAGTTGTTTTGGCTATTAACTACCAACCTGAG GTAATGTTGAACTTCTTGAAGGAATTTGAAGCTAAAGTTGGGATCAAGATCTCATGCTCTCAAGAGACTGAGCCACTCGGCACAGCTGGTCCTCTTGCTTTGGCTAGGGACAAGCTCATTGATGGTTCCGGTAAGCCATTTTTTGTGCTTAACAGTGATGTTATCAGTGAGTACCCATTCAAAGAAATGATTGAATTCCACAAAGCCCATGGAGGAGAAGCTTCCATAATGGTAACCAAG GTGGATGAGCCATCAAAATACGGTGTGGTTGTTATGGAAGAATCAACAGGGCAAGTCGacaaatttgttgaaaaacCCAAATTGTTTGTTGGGAACAAAATTAATGCTGGAATTTATCTGCTGAACCCTTCTGTTCTTGATAGAATTGAACTGAGACCCACTTCAATCGAGAAGGAGGTCTTCCCAAAGATTGCTGCAGAGAAGAAGCTGTATGCAATGGTCCTACCAGGGTTTTGGATGGACATTGGTCAGCCAAGGGATTACATTACTGGCCTAAGACTTTATCTAGACTCCCTGCGAAAGAAAGCTTCAACTAAGTTGGCCACTGGTCCACACATTGTGGGAAATGTTTTGGTTCATGAGAGTGCTAAGATTGGAGAAGGATGTTTGATTGGACCCGATGTGGCAATCGGTCCAGGATGTGTGGTTGAGTCTGGAGTCAGACTCTCCCGCTGCACAGTCATGCGTGGAGTCCGCGTCAAGAAGCACGCCTGCATATCCAGCAGCATCATCGGATGGCACTCCACCATTGGGCAATGGGCTCGTGTAGAGAACATGACTATCCTCGGAGAAGATGTCCATGTATGCGATGAAATTTACAGCAACGGCGGCGTGGTTCTGCCTCACAAAGAGATCAAGTCTAGCATTTTGAAGCCAGAGATAGTCATGTGA
- the LOC18586021 gene encoding uncharacterized protein At2g39795, mitochondrial produces the protein MALASIVRKSANSLAPLAIRLTRVQRNYHSCVFTALNHSFQSQKSGVNRFCSNILHFSTAVDSKKTSCDESLLRVLESEIQCAEESDEHDQVEGTPSGFPFKIEDTPGLQTVTLTREYDGEVIKVEVHMPDLVTGDEQEEDEDNDEGDYEKPSKSSIPLAVTVSKKGGPSLEFNCTAFPDEVAIDSLTVRNPDSEDVLAYEGPDFHDLDENLQKAFHKYLEIRGIKPSTTNFLHEYMINKDGREYIRWLKNLKKFIEE, from the exons ATGGCTCTCGCTTCTATTGTCCGCAAATCAGCCAACTCGTTGGCTCCACTCGCTATTCGACTCACCCGAGTCCAGAGGAACTACCACTCTTGTGTTTTCACAGCCTTGAACCACAGCTTCCAGTCCCAGAAGTCGGGTGTAAACCGTTTTTGCTCAAATATACTTCATTTCTCAACCGCTGTTGATTCTAAGAAAACCTCCTGTGATGAGTCTCTTCTCCGAGTTCTTGAGTCCGAGATTCAGTGCGCTGAGGAGAGCGATGAGCATGACCAG GTTGAAGGAACACCTAGTGGATTCCCTTTCAAAATTGAAGACACTCCTGGACTTCAAACTGTAACATTGACAAGAGAATATGATGGTGAAGTCATAAAGGTTGAAGTTCACATGCCTGATCTTGTGACTGGTGATGAACAAGAGGAGGATGAAGACAACGATGAGGGTGACTATGAAAAGCCTTCTAAATCAAGTATCCCATTGGCTGTTACTGTCTCAAAGAAAGGTGGTCCTAGTTTGGAGTTCAATTGTACTGCTTTCCCTGATGAGGTTGCCATAGACAGTTTGACTGTTAGAAATCCTGACTCCGAAGACGTGCTTGCCTATGAAGGCCCTGATTTCCA TGATTTGGATGAGAACTTGCAAAAGGCCTTCCACAAGTATTTGGAGATCAGAGGAATTAAGCCGAGCACTACCAATTTCTTGCATGAGTACATGATCAACAAGGATGGTCGAGAGTACATTAGGTGGTTGAAGAACCTCAAGAAGTTCATTGAAGAATGA
- the LOC18586023 gene encoding CASP-like protein 5B2 isoform X1, giving the protein MALFGSPGKLSGLLLRVGQCSFAAASIGVMVSAPGFFNSTAFCYLIASMGLQVLWSFGLACLDLHALRSKRNLQNPILVSLFVVGDWVTAILSLAAACSSAGVTVLYSRDLGYCRSPHIPCSRFQASIFLAFISWFLLAISSHVTFWLLAAV; this is encoded by the exons ATGGCCTTGTTTGGAAGTCCAGGAAAGTTGAGTGGACTGCTACTGAGAGTGGGACAGTGTTCTTTTGCTGCTGCTTCAATTGGAGTCATGGTTTCTGCTCCTGGTTTTTTTAACTCCACTGCCTTCTG CTATTTGATAGCATCAATGGGGCTTCAAGTTCTATGGAGTTTTGGACTAGCATGCCTTGATCTGCATGCTCTAAGGTCAAAGAGAAACCTCCAGAATCCTATCTTAGTGAGCCTGTTTGTTGTTGGTGATTGG GTGACTGCTATATTATCTCTTGCAGCTGCTTGCTCATCTGCTGGAGTGACAGTTCTGTATTCAAGAGACTTGGGTTACTGCAGGTCACCTCATATTCCATGCAGCCGGTTCCAAGCATCCATATTTTTGGCCTTTATCTCATGGTTCCTCCTTGCCATATCATCTCATGTGACATTTTGGCTTTTGGCTGCAGTTTAA
- the LOC18586020 gene encoding delta-1-pyrroline-5-carboxylate synthase, whose amino-acid sequence MGDMDPSRGFVKDVKRLVIKVGTAVVTRTDGRLALGRLGALCEQIKELNSQGYEVILVSSGAVGLGRQRLRYRRLVNSSFADLQKPQVELDGKACAAVGQNSLMALYDTLFSELDVSSAQLLVTDSDFRDGDFRKQLSETVKSLLSLRVIPIFNENDAVSTRKAPYEDSSGIFWDNDSLAALLALELKADLLVLLSDVEGLYSGPPSDPKSKLIHTYVKEKHQGEITFGDKSRVGRGGMTAKVKAAVNAANAGIPVVITSGYAAENILKVLQGKRIGTLFHQNAHLWEPIKEVGAREMAVAARESSRKLQALSSQERKKILLDIADALEANEKVITIENEADVAAAQQAGYEKSLISRLALKPGKISSLAKSIRVLANMEDAIGRVLKKTQLADGLILEKTSSPLGVLLIVFESRPDALVQIASLAIRSGNGLLLKGGKEAKRSNAILHKVITEAIPDTVGGKVIGLVTTREEIPNLLKLDDVIDLVIPRGSNKLVSQIKSSTKIPVLGHADGICHVYVDKSADMDMAKKIVLDAKIDYPAACNAMETLLVHKDLVQTGALNDLINDLHIEGVILYGGPRASNLLSIPQARSFHHEYNSMACTVEIVDDVGAAIDHIHHHGSAHTDCIITEDQEIAEIFLHQVDSAAVFHNASTRFCDGARFGLGAEVGISTSRIHARGPVGVEGLLTTRWILKGSGQVVDGDKGVTYVHKDVPVDS is encoded by the exons ATGGGAGATATGGATCCTTCTCGAGGTTTTGTTAAAGACGTTAAGCGTCTGGTCATCAAG GTTGGGACTGCTGTTGTTACTCGAACTGATGGACGATTAGCACTTGGAAGATTAGGAGCACTATGTGAGCAG ATTAAAGAATTGAACTCTCAAGGATATGAGGTTATTTTGGTGTCATCAGGTGCTGTCGGGCTTGGTCGCCAAAGGCTTAGATACAGGAGATTAGTTAACAGCAG CTTTGCTGATCTTCAGAAACCACAAGTAGAACTTGATGGAAAGGCATGTGCAGCTGTTGGACAAAATAGTCTTATGGCCCTGTATGATACATTGTTTAGTGAG CTGGATGTTTCATCAGCTCAACTTCTTGTAACAGATAGCGACTTTAGAGATGGAGATTTTAGGAAGCAACTAAGTGAAACAGTGAAGTCTTTATTATCGCTGAGAGTTATTCcaatatttaatgaaaatgatgcAGTCAGTACCAGGAAAGCTCCATATGAG GATTCTTCTGGTATATTTTGGGATAATGACAGTTTAGCAGCTCTACTGGCATTGGAACTAAAAGCTGATCTTCTTGTTTTGTTGAGTGATGTGGAGGGTCTTTACAGTGGCCCTCCAAGTGATCCGAAATCAAAGCTAATCCACACATATGTTAAGGAAAAGCATCAGGGTGAGATTACCTTTGGAGACAAGTCGAGGGTGGGTAGAGGGGGTATGACTGCAAAAGTAAAAGCTGCTGTCAATGCAGCTAATGCTGGCATTCCTGTTGTTATTACCAG TGGGTATGCAGCTGAGAACATACTAAAAGTCCTCCAAGGAAAACGGATTGGTACACTCTTTCATCAAAATGCACATTTGTGGGAACCAATTAAAGAAGTTGGGGCCCGTGAAATGGCAGTTGCAGCAAGAGAAAGTTCCAGAAAACTTCAG GCATTGTCTTCACAAGAACGGAAAAAGATTTTACTAGACATAGCTGATGCTCTTGAAGCAAATGAAAAGGTGATCACTATTGAGAATGAAGCTGATGTTGCTGCTGCACAACAGGCTGGATATGAGAAATCCTTGATATCCCGGCTAGCTCTGAAGCCTGGGAAG ATTTCAAGCCTTGCAAAGTCTATTCGTGTGCTTGCTAACATGGAAGACGCAATTGGCCGTGTTTTGAAGAAAACCCAG CTTGCAGATGGACTCATTTTGGAGAAAACATCAAGTCCTTTGGGTGttcttttgattgtttttgaatcTCGACCTGATGCACTTGTACAG ATAGCCTCGTTAGCTATCCGAAGTGGAAATGGGCTTCTCTTGAAAGGGGGAAAGGAGGCCAAGCGATCAAATGCTATTTTGCATAAG GTAATAACTGAAGCCATTCCAGACACTGTTGGTGGCAAAGTTATTGGACTTGTGACTACAAGAGAGGAGATTCCTAATCTTTTGAAG CTTGATGATGTGATTGATCTTGTGATCCCAAGAGGCAGCAACAAACTTGTTTCTCAAATCAAGAGTTCAACCAAAATTccagttcttggtcatgcag ATGGAATTTGCCATGTATATGTTGATAAGTCTGCTGACATGGATATGGCAAAGAAGATTGTTTTGGATGCAAAAATAGATTATCCTGCTGCTTGTAATGCAATG GAAACTCTTCTTGTACACAAGGATTTAGTGCAGACTGGTGCACTTAATGACCTAATTAATGATCTTCATATAGAAG GTGTTATTTTATATGGTGGGCCAAGGGCAAGCAACTTGTTGAGTATCCCACAGGCACGTTCATTTCATCATGAATACAATTCAATGGCCTGCACTGTTGAAATAGTCGATGATGTGGGTGCAGCCATCGATCATATCCATCATCATGGAAG TGCACACACAGATTGTATCATCACAGAGGACCAGGAAATTGCAGAAATCTTCCTGCATCAAGTTGACAG TGCTGCTGTTTTCCACAATGCAAGCACAAGATTTTGTGATGGGGCTCGATTCGGGCTAGGAGCTGAG GTTGGGATAAGTACAAGTAGGATTCATGCTCGGGGTCCTGTTGGAGTTGAAGGGTTGTTAACAACAAGATG GATTCTCAAAGGAAGCGGACAGGTGGTGGACGGTGATAAAGGGGTCACTTATGTTCACAAAGACGTACCTGTTGATTCTTGA
- the LOC18586027 gene encoding eukaryotic translation initiation factor 3 subunit G, giving the protein MAIDQTDPNPNQSKPSKLRWGELEEDDDLDFLLPPKEVIGPDENGIKKVIEYKFNEEGNKVKITTTTRVRKLAKARLNKRALERRNWEKFGDAVREDVGSRLTMVSTEEILLERPRAPGTKPEEIKVAGDSLAQLSKGGAVLMVCRTCGKKGDHWTSKCPYKDLAAPVETFVDKPAASETSMAASGAGKGAYVPPSMRAGAERTGGSDMRRRNDENSVRVTNLSEDTREPDLMELFRTFGPVTRVYVAMDQKTGTSRGFGFVNFVNREDAQRAINKLNGYGYDNLILRVEWATPRSN; this is encoded by the exons ATGGCGATCGACCAAACCGACCCGAACCCTAACCAATCTAAACCGAGCAAGCTCCGATGGGGAGAGTTAGAGGAAGACGACGATCTGGACTTCTTATTACCGCCCAAGGAAGTAATCGGACCGGACGAAAACGGGATCAAAAAAGTGATTGAGTACAAGTTCAACGAGGAAGGCAATAAGGTAAAAATAACGACGACGACCCGAGTTCGAAAGCTGGCCAAGGCTCGGTTGAACAAACGCGCTTTGGAAAGAAGGAATTGGGAGAAGTTTGGCGATGCGGTGCGTGAAGATGTTGGGAGTAGACTCACTATGGTTTCCACTGAAGAGATCCTTCTTGAACGACCTAGAGCCCCTG GTACCAAACCGGAAGAAATAAAGGTAGCTGGTGACAGCTTGGCTCAGCTTAGCAAAGGAGGTGCTGTTCTCATGGTGTGCAGGACATGTGGTAAGAAAGGTGATCACTGGACTTCCAAATGTCCTTACAAGGATCTTGCTGCCCCTGTTGAAACCTTTGTTGATAAACCTGCTGCATCTGAGACCTCTATGGCTGCTTCTGGAGCTGGAAAGGGAGCCTATGTCCCGCCAAGCATGAGAGCAGGTGCAGAGAGAACTGGTGGATCTGATATGAGGCGTAGGAATGATGAAAACTCTGTTAGGGTAACGAATTTATCTGAGGATACCAGGGAACCTGACTTGATGGAGCTTTTCCGCACATTTGGTCCCGTGACTCGTGTCTATGTTGCTATGGATCAGAAGACAGGCACAAGTAGAGGATTTGGTTTTGTCAACTTTGTAAACAGGGAGGATGCTCAAAGAGCTATTAACAAGCTCAATGGATATGGTTATGACAATCTCATCCTGCGAGTCGAGTGGGCAACCCCAAGATCAAACTAA